GAAAAAGGAAAACAGGTTTTGTTTTCCAGGTATCTCGATCCCAAGAACAATTCGGAAGACCGTAGGTGGCATGATATGAATTTACTCTTACCGGAAGGCGCTGTGGGTCAGGGTATTCTGCATTTTATTACCACCACTCCGTCGGGCCGGACCGGCTATTACGGCTGGTCGAATTGGTCCCGTCCCTACATCTATCTGCTTTCATCCCCAATTCAAACCGCGAGTGCGACATGATGCGGACTGATTGCGATCCGGTTTTTTATCAACTCCCTGATGATTTTTGGCGTTGGTGTATGCGCCAGCCGCTCGAGGATGCTATCCGACAGGTTTTTTATTTTCCGGATGCGCATGCAGAGATTATTCAGAAAAAATATTATACGCGTTTTGGTAATGATGCCATTGAACATGTTTCGCAGTTTTATATTCTTGCAAAGAAGTATTTGCGGGAATTGGACCTTGCGTTGGTCGACCGGGACCAGCATGTGCTTGATTTTGCCTGTGGCTGGGGCGGGGTAACACGATTTTTAGTGAAAGATATCCATTGCGCGAATATTATGGCGGTTGATCCTGAGGCGGATGCGATTCAAGTCTGCCATCAGGCCCGTCTTCCGGTGGAATGCATCCAGATTCCGAAATCAGCACCATTGCGTTTGGTGGTGGATGGGTCATTGGATGTCATTTTTGCGTATTCCATTTCAAACCGGTTGTCACCCGAAGAATTGGAAATTTGGCTGGGTGAATGGGAACGGATGTTAAAACCGGGCGGTGTGATTTGTTTGAGTCTTGCTGCAAATCAAAAACCGGTCATGTCACAGGAAATGACAATGACGTCGCTGGAACAGATCAGAAAAATAGCCGGTTCGTTTGCCTATACGCAATATACGGCAGCCAATACGCTGGCGGAGTTTGATCAGGATATGGTTGTGTTGCAAAAAGCAAACGGGGTTGTTGCACCGATTGCTGTCACACCGGAATCCGTGGATGGTGGGGATGCACCATCTTTGGAATTGGCGTGGACAGGTGAACGCTTGGTGCCGCCGATGAGAGGTCAGATTGCGATGGAACACCTCCATCGCTATGCATTGGCGGTGGAATGCGCCGAAGGCAAACAGGTGCTGGACATTGCCTGCGGGGAAGGCTATGGCAGCAAACTATTGGCGCAAAAAGCCGCCCATGTGATCGGGATTGATATTAATGAAGAAGTGGTTAAGCACGCGGAGGCAAAGTATGGCAATGCTCAGTGTCAATTTAAAATAGGGTCAGGTGAGTTGATTCCGCTGACGGATCATTCAGTTGATTTGGCGGTTTCTTTTGAGACGATTGAGCATGTGGACAATTATCGTAAATTTGTATCTGAATTGAAAAGGTGTCTCAAACCGAATGGGATGTTGATCATCTCATCCCCGGATAAAATTCCGTTTAATCAACGTAACAAAGAAACCAATCCCTATCATGTCCATGAAATGAAACATGTTGAGTTTGTTCGGCTTTTGGAAGAGGAATTTCGGTATTGTGTTATTGCCCGGCAGCGTATGAGTGGACAAGTATCAATTATTGCCCCGGACCATCAGGATGGCGTTATCCAATTTGGTGTATCCCAAGGGGGGTATACGGAGACTTCTTTTTTGCCGGGTGTATCTGACGGCATTTTTTCTATTGCTGTATGTTCCGATGTGGAGATGGAAACACTCCCGATGGGTGTTTTTGAAGGAATACCGGAGATTCAGGATGATGAGAGAAAAGGGTATCGCGTATGTGCTGAATTGGATGTTTTGGCTATGCAAACACTCCTGGGACTCATTAAAGATTTTTTGCCGGATTCGTTGGTTGCTCGTGTCGGTCGTTTGGAAGATGAGCTGAAAGAAAATCAAACAGAGCTTGTGTTCCTGCGGCGTGAATACCATCGGTTGGAAGAAAAAAAGAAGCAACAGTTGGCAGCACTTGCACATGAACAGGCAGCCTTGCAATTAAAACATGCTGAACAGATCAGGCAGCTGGAATTATCACAGCACCAGTACACGACCTTGCAATTAAAACATGCTGAACAGACCAGGCAGCTGGAAGCTGAGCAAAAAACTAGCAGCCAGGTGACCATGCAGCTCAATGAGAGTCGCCGTCAGACGACGCGCATGGAAAACATGAGAAGTGTTGCTGCAAGTCAGCGACAGATCATGCGGCAACGCGTTGAAAAAAGGCAACAGGATTTAATTCACGCGTACAACCGGGCGTATAGTTTTCGCGGTGTTTTAGAAGGGATCAAAAAAGCGATTATCCGGAAGGTTGTGAAACTCAACCGCAGCTTTACCGTTTTATCCGGTCAGGCCGGTTTTCATCCCGTCGCTGCTGTGGTCGCAACAATTACAGGGTGGGTTCTAAAGCGATGGCAGTTGCGTAAGAAAAATATAATTATCATTGAAGACAGTAATTTATTTGATCAAACCTATTATGCAGAACAAAATAAAGATATTGATTTTGAAAAAGAAAATCCCATCATTCATTTTTTGCGAGAAGGTGCTGCAGACGGTAAAAATCCGAATCACTATTTTAACACGCATGATTATCTGAAAAACAATCAGGATGTGGCTGTGTTGGGGATTAATCCGCTTCTTCATTTTATAACCTTAGGTGCAAGACAGGAACGTGATCCGGGACCGGGCTTCAATACCTTGCATTATCTAGAACACAATTCTGATGTGGCACAATCTGATATGGCGCCTTTTTTGCACTATTATTTTTTTGGCAAAAATGAAAAACGTTCTCCTGTAAGTGGTCATGGTTCAGGAACGCCGGGCGATTATCAATCGTCATCGAAAAATGAAATGCCCGACAATCAGCGGTTTACCGATGATTGTCTTATTGAAAAAGATCCGGAACAGTTTACCAAAAAGAGAGCAACCGGCAATTGGAAAGAGATGAATGTAGACTATCCTGCTGATGTTCAACTGATTGCTTTTTATTTGCCTCAGTATCATCCGATTCCGGAGAATGATGAATGGTGGGGATGCGGTTTTACAGAATGGGAAAATGTGGTCAAGGCGAAGCCGTTGTTTCCTGGACATCATCAGCCCCATCTGCCGGCGGATCTGGGTTTTTATGATTTGCGCATTCCCGAGGTTCGTGAAAAACAGGCAGACATGGCCAGGTCATTCGGTATCCATGGTTTTTGTTATTACTATTACTGGTTTAATGGGCGGCGTATTTTGGAACGTCCGCTCCAGGAAGTTCTGGAAAGCGGCCGGCCTGATTTCCCCTTTTGTATTTGTTGGGCCAATGAAAACTGGACCCGTGTCTGGGATGGACAGGAAAAGCATATTTTGCTCGAACAAACACATTCATTAAAATCAGACATTGCTTTCATTCATGATGTGCTCCCGGTTTTGCAGGACTGCCGCTATATCCGGTTTCAGGGAAAACCGGTTTTGTTGGTCTACCGCGTAGACAAATTGAAAAATCCGGTCAAAACCTGTCAGGCATGGCGCGAGGTGTGCGCGCAAGCAGGTATCGGGGAGATTCATCTTTGTGCGGTAAAGTTTGAGTCGTTTAAAGACCCGCGTCCGTGGGGATTTGACGCCTTTGTGGAGTTTCCTCCCAATAGTTTTTATTCACCCAATATTGCATCCCAAATTTCAGGTTTGGATAAAAAATTCACCGGGCGGGTTGCGGATTACCGCGATATGGTCCATCACTCACTCCAGGTTCCGGCGACTGAGTATGGTTATCACCGCGGTGTCATGCTGCAGTGGGACAATTCACCGCGCCGCCGGTATCAGAGCATCCTCTATCAACACGCCACACCGGAGAATTACGAACAATGGCTGGCCGGTCATGTCCAACAATCCCGTTCCGCTTCCCGGGACGAATCCATGGTTTTTATCAATGCCTGGAATGAGTGGGGTGAGGGTTCTCATCTGGAGCCGGACCAAAAATATGGTTATGCTTTTTTAGAGGCCACCAGTCGCGCATTGTTACAACCGGCACAAACCGGGGATGCGCCGGATAAGCCGGGTCCGGTGGATGTGGAAATCAAACAGAAAAATACAGATGAATATTTGGCGCAACCCGATAAATCAGGTCTGGTATTGATT
This genomic interval from bacterium contains the following:
- a CDS encoding glycoside hydrolase family 99-like domain-containing protein; this translates as MMRTDCDPVFYQLPDDFWRWCMRQPLEDAIRQVFYFPDAHAEIIQKKYYTRFGNDAIEHVSQFYILAKKYLRELDLALVDRDQHVLDFACGWGGVTRFLVKDIHCANIMAVDPEADAIQVCHQARLPVECIQIPKSAPLRLVVDGSLDVIFAYSISNRLSPEELEIWLGEWERMLKPGGVICLSLAANQKPVMSQEMTMTSLEQIRKIAGSFAYTQYTAANTLAEFDQDMVVLQKANGVVAPIAVTPESVDGGDAPSLELAWTGERLVPPMRGQIAMEHLHRYALAVECAEGKQVLDIACGEGYGSKLLAQKAAHVIGIDINEEVVKHAEAKYGNAQCQFKIGSGELIPLTDHSVDLAVSFETIEHVDNYRKFVSELKRCLKPNGMLIISSPDKIPFNQRNKETNPYHVHEMKHVEFVRLLEEEFRYCVIARQRMSGQVSIIAPDHQDGVIQFGVSQGGYTETSFLPGVSDGIFSIAVCSDVEMETLPMGVFEGIPEIQDDERKGYRVCAELDVLAMQTLLGLIKDFLPDSLVARVGRLEDELKENQTELVFLRREYHRLEEKKKQQLAALAHEQAALQLKHAEQIRQLELSQHQYTTLQLKHAEQTRQLEAEQKTSSQVTMQLNESRRQTTRMENMRSVAASQRQIMRQRVEKRQQDLIHAYNRAYSFRGVLEGIKKAIIRKVVKLNRSFTVLSGQAGFHPVAAVVATITGWVLKRWQLRKKNIIIIEDSNLFDQTYYAEQNKDIDFEKENPIIHFLREGAADGKNPNHYFNTHDYLKNNQDVAVLGINPLLHFITLGARQERDPGPGFNTLHYLEHNSDVAQSDMAPFLHYYFFGKNEKRSPVSGHGSGTPGDYQSSSKNEMPDNQRFTDDCLIEKDPEQFTKKRATGNWKEMNVDYPADVQLIAFYLPQYHPIPENDEWWGCGFTEWENVVKAKPLFPGHHQPHLPADLGFYDLRIPEVREKQADMARSFGIHGFCYYYYWFNGRRILERPLQEVLESGRPDFPFCICWANENWTRVWDGQEKHILLEQTHSLKSDIAFIHDVLPVLQDCRYIRFQGKPVLLVYRVDKLKNPVKTCQAWREVCAQAGIGEIHLCAVKFESFKDPRPWGFDAFVEFPPNSFYSPNIASQISGLDKKFTGRVADYRDMVHHSLQVPATEYGYHRGVMLQWDNSPRRRYQSILYQHATPENYEQWLAGHVQQSRSASRDESMVFINAWNEWGEGSHLEPDQKYGYAFLEATSRALLQPAQTGDAPDKPGPVDVEIKQKNTDEYLAQPDKSGLVLIVHDALYYGVQYHALALARTIYEQFPRPLFIVLKKGGGLEKEFNKWGTVFNLEKEQSMRGSEESALAAIWQQLESANVTQALACTVVAGDVSRYLKQRGLAVVTLVNELPTTIESNGYQQLLAQTIQASDKLVFPARNVRDACMRAFGLESQQCLIRPQGVLSPNPYLQQRLEAKQAICRRHGLDEHARIIVNCASGGIRKGPDLFLAVAKQILTGPEKEDIHFIWVGDLADEVRAWCEHDLEKMSAKKNIHFVGFQKDVAQYMAASELFLLTSREDPFPNVMLSAMEAGLPVLAFANSGGADELLTEDTGVLVSYLDTPAMAGAVLDLLNDAEKRRHIGKQAAQWVTRHHQFEDYTAYLLGLFEGIAL